A genomic region of Micropterus dolomieu isolate WLL.071019.BEF.003 ecotype Adirondacks linkage group LG11, ASM2129224v1, whole genome shotgun sequence contains the following coding sequences:
- the im:7136021 gene encoding uncharacterized protein im:7136021, which translates to MEKLLQLPPEVWVYVFSYLSTDEKHTVRTCCRYLKRLIDHPSLWRGDSVLLSDLRRYTYGFWDTLQHRKLTRVAVRHLRRKEWRRLVKFLPSLTAIVFVDGGRQYKEKYLDNLSRFPELRDFGVRNATWDEPMLGRCLSEQLQERMTHLSVCNVRLPRTVDFINTVSHLVNLRYLLFHQQGEGYGLDTVRPVPCGVFHDLLLKLKKLKHLSWGMRGEPPEPLPDDYLSPPDPEQPARYGGPALTTLELVDYPETILPENALRSLTSLRSLTVRYRYIREGIECRLKSWLDPLQQLETLAIIGGNSLAAYTTTIPSSVTRLTLRVAITLKDMDSIAPKVPALEHLDIEQNRSSGSLCRRIPMLFPQLRTLRIRFFRREPEKDLLSLHRLRHLEQLELLVERSFILRDYLNGHPWPSPCVRELINQLRELSENRITVITTMRQRNPLRECDCVWEGD; encoded by the exons ATGGAGAAGCTGCTGCAACTTCCTCCAGAAGTTTGGGTCTACGTGTTCAGCTACCTGAGCACGGACGAGAAACACACCGTGCGCACCTGCTGCAGGTACCTGAAGAGGCTCATCGACCACCCGTCCCTGTGGAGGGGCGACTCGGTGCTGCTGTCCGACCTGCGCCGCTACACCTACGGCTTCTGGGACACGCTGCAGCACCGCAAGCTCACGCGGGTTGCGGTGCGGCACCTGCGGCGCAAAGAGTGGCGGCGGCTCGTCAAGTTCCTGCCCTCCCTCACCGCCATCGTGTTCGTGGACGGGGGGCGCCAGTACAAGGAGAAGTACCTGGACAACCTGTCGCGGTTCCCCGAGCTGAGGGACTTCGGGGTGCGCAACGCCACATGGGACGAGCCGATGCTGGGGCGGTGCCTGAGCGAGCAGCTGCAGGAGCGCATGACTCACCTGAGCGTGTGCAACGTGCGGCTGCCGCGCACGGTGGACTTCATCAACACCGTGTCCCACCTGGTGAACCTGCGGTACCTGCTGTTCCACCAGCAGGGGGAGGGCTACGGGCTGGACACGGTGAGGCCGGTGCCCTGCGGCGTCTTCCACGACCTGCTGCTGAAGCTGAAGAAGCTGAAGCACCTGTCCTGGGGGATGAGGGGGGAGCCGCCGGAGCCGCTGCCGGATGACTACCTGAGCCCCCCGGACCCGGAGCAGCCAG CCCGGTACGGCGGCCCGGCGCTGACCACTCTAGAGCTGGTGGATTACCCAGAAACCATCCTGCCAGAGAACGCGCTGAGGAGTCTGACCTCGCTCAGGTCGCTGACCGTCCGCTACAGGTACATCAGAGAGGGCATCGAGTGTCGCCTCAAGTCCTGGCTGGATCCTCTCCAGCAGCTGGAGACGCTCGCCATCATCG GTGGTAATTCTCTCGCTGCCTACACGACCACCATCCCCTCCAGCGTGACCAGGCTGACCCTGCGTGTTGCCATAACTCTGAAGGACATGGACTCCATCGCCCCTAAAGTCCCGGCACTCGAGCACCTCGACATCGAGCAAAACCGCTCCAGCGGCAGCCTCTGCAGACGGATCCCCATGTTGTTCCCTCAGCTCAGGACGCTCCGGATACG GTTTTTCCGTAGAGAACCGGAGAAAGACCTGCTGAGCCTGCACAGGCTGCGGCACCTGGAGCAGCTGGAGCTGCTGGTGGAGCGCTCGTTCATCCTGAGAGACTACCTGAACGGCCACCCCTGGCCCAGCCCCTGCGTGCGGGAGCTGATCAACCAGCTACGAGAGCTGTCCGAGAACAGGATCACCGTCATCACCACGATGCGCCAGAGAAACCCGCTACGAGAGTGTGACTGCGTGTGGGAGGGAGACTAA